The genome window CCTCTTCAGCCAATGAAGGCTCAACCTCATCTTTTACCTTAGTGACAATAACTCTTATTCTTTTATCACCTGTGATTTTATTCATCAAAGTAGAATAAGGTGTGAAAATTTTTACAGTATTTTCATCTGCACCAAAATCATCTTTATCTACCTCTTTAGAAACCCCTACAACAATCAAAGGTTGCTTATTAAAAATAATGCTTTTACCTAAAACATCTTTTGCGCTAATATTATCAAACAAAATTCTTAAAGTATTTTCATCTACAATACAAATATTTGCATTATCTTTAATATCCTCATCATTAATAAACCTACCATCAACCATCACAGATCCGCTTAGTTTTAGATGATTTGGCCCTACTCCACGAATTCTTGCTTGCAAAGAATTGTTTTTATAAGTTACCACCCCAACTCTACCGATTTCAGCTTCAACTGCTTCTAAATATGGCAAAGAATCTAAAGTTTTTAAATCACTTAGATTAAGTGTTGTTCTACCAGATCTTATATCTCCTAAATCTCTACCTGATACAATTTCTATGGTATTTGTACCTATTGAATTAATCGAAGCTAGAATTCTTTCTTGTGCACCAAGACCTAAAGCCACTACACAAACAACAGAGGCTATCCCTATGATAATACCAAGCATAGTAAGCAAAGAACGTAACTTATGTGCGATAATTGATGTAATAGACATCTTTAAACTTTCAAAGAGTTGATTTTTAAGCAAAGCTAAACTTTTTTTCTCTTTTGGCATAACCCTAGCTTGAAAATTCTCTACTTTTTTTACACCACTATCACTAATAATCTTACCATCTTTAATTTCTATAACCCTCTTTGCTTTTGCTGCAATCTCTCTATCATGAGTAACTAAAACAACAGTATGTCCTTGCTCGTTGAGTTTATTTAAAATTTCTAAAACAATCTTTCCACTTTTAGAATCAAGCGCTCCAGTTGGTTCATCAGCAAGTATCAATTCTCCTCCATTCATCAAGGCTCTTGCTATGGAAACCCTTTGTTGCTGTCCTCCGCTTAATTCATTTGGTTTAGATAATTCTTTGTGATCAAGTTCCAAAAAAGAAAGTAGTTTTTTTGCTTTTTCAAGACGTTCTTGCTTGTTTTTTCCCGCATAAACAGCAGGCAAGGCTACATTATCTTTAGCGTTTAAAAGACTAAGTAAATTATATCTTTGAAAAATAAAACCGATCTTTTCTCGCCTTATTCTTGCTTTTTCATCTTTATCAAGCTTAGTTACCTCATATTGATCTAAAAAATACTTTCCACTACTTGGTTCATCAAGCGTACCTATGATATTTAAAAGAGAAGTTTTTCCGCTACCTGATTGCCCAATGATAGCTACAAATTCTCCTTTTTGAATATAAAGATTAATATTTTCTAAAATCGTAGTATGGTTGATCTTTTTTTGAATATTTTCTAAGCATATCATTTTTTATTTTTACCCACAATTACCAAATCACCTTCACTTATACCTTCTAAAATTTGAGTATTAAGGCTGTCTTTTATACCCAATTTTACAGGCATTTTAACGCTACTTTCATCTGCTTTTAAAATTTCTACATAATAACCATTCGCATCACTTTTTATCCCTAAAGTAGGTATCACCAAAGTCTGATTTTGTGTGTTTATAGCTATTTCATTTTCAGTACTCATACCTATACGTAAAAAATTATTATCATTTTTTACAAAAACCCTAGCATAATAATACACCGCACTAGTACTAGTGCTTGAGCTTGAGTTTAAGTTAGTATTACTTGTTGCATCGCTTATAGTGGTATTAGCTGGATCTATACTAGAAATCACTGCTTCATATTTTTTATCCGGTTCATTTAAAATGCTAAATTTAACTTTTTTACCCACACTAATTTTATTAATATCAGCTTCTGCTATTTGCATGCGAATTTCCATTTCACTTAAATCAGCCAAACGCACTATACTTGGTGTATTTTGATTTGCATTTACAGTTTGACCCTCTTCAACTGCCACATTGATAATCTCACCTTTACTAGGAGCAGTTATTGTAGTGTAAGCCAAATCTTTTTGAGCATTTTTTAAAGAAATTTCAAGTTGAGTAGTTTGAGCTTTTAAATCAGCTACGTTTGCTTTTAAAGCATAAAAGGTATTTTTAAGATTTTCAAGATTTTCCAAAGAAGTAGCTTTTTTAGCATAAAGCTTTTGTTCTCTTTCATATTGTTTTGTGGCTATTTCAAGAGCAATTTTTTTACTTTCTAAATTTGCCCTTGCACTTTCAAGCTGAGCTTTTGTGATATCTAAATCATTTTGTTGTTTATCTTTGTCAATTTGAGCGATTAAATCTCCTTCATTAACATGATCACCCAACTTCACATAAAGCTTTGTAATTTGTCCACTCACCTGCGCACCAACATCTACTTGAGTTTTTGCATATACCTCACCAATTGCTTCTATACTCTGAGTTATATCCTGTCTTTTAACTTCATAAGTTAAGTAATTATACTCTTGCTTTTTTGCAAAAAAGAAAAAATACACCCCCAAAGCAAGCGTGATTAATAATATACTTAAATAAATTATCTTTTTCATTTTTCACCTTTAAAAATAAATATATTAAATCATTTGTGTGAAGTAAAAATAAAATTGTAGCAATAAAATATAATTTTAACAATTTTAAAAGCTAATAAGATATAAGATAAAACAAAAAAAGGAATCATCATGCAAAATTATTTAAATTTAATGCAAAATCGCGCTTCGATTAGATCTTACACTAAAGATAACATTTCTAGGCAAAACCTAGAATACATCTTAGAATGTGCTAGATTATCCCCTAGTTCTTTGGGACTTGAACCATGGAAATTTTTTGTCTTTCAGCAAGAAAAACATAAAAAAGAAATCGCTACCATTGCAAACAATCAAACCCATGTTGCAGATTGTGCTGCGATCATTGTTGTGATATCAAGAGCAGATTTTAAAGATTATTTTATAGAGAAACTTAAAAAACGCAATATAAGTCAAGAAGAGCTTGATAAACGCATTCAAACCTATCAACCATTTATAGATTCTATGAATTTAGAACAGCGTTTTATTTATGCAAAAGAACAAAGTTATCTTGCTATTGCAAATATCATCAATGCAGCTCATAGTTTAAATTTAGGCTCATGTGTGATTGGAGGCTTTAATCAAGAAAAAATGAACCAATATCTCCAACTAGATACTCACAAAGAAAGAGTTTCAATGCTAATCACCCTAGGCCATACAAATACCAACCCAAACACACAAAAAGCCCGTTTTGCTTTTGATGAAGTGGTAGAATTTAAAGACTGAAAATCATAAAACTTCATTTAATGTTGATATAGTAAAATAAGATTTTCAAGTTAAATGGAGTATTCAATGCAAGGAAATTTTTTAAAAATCTTTGGCGTGCTGCCATTTTTGGCAGTAGCTTTTATCAATGCTTTTGTAGACTTAGGTCACAAAATCATCATACAAAACACTATCTATAAAGTATATGAAGATAGCACTCAACTTTTTTTAACCGCTATTGTTAATGCCTTAATGCTTCTACCCTTTGTCCTTATGCTTTCACCTTCAGGTTTTTTAGCTGATAAATTCCCTAAAAATAAAATCATGAAGATGTCTGCATATTTTTCTGTGGTTTTAACCTGCATTATTTGCTTGTGTTATTATCTTGGTGCATTTTGGTTTGCTTTTGCTATGACTTTTATTATGGGGGTGCAATCTGCCTTGTATTCTCCTGCTAAATACGGCTTTATTAAAGAATTGGTAGGTAAAGAACTCTTAGCCATGGGAAATGGAGCTGTTAATGCTGTTAGTATAGTAGCTATATTAGCAGGCATGGCAGTATTTTCTCTAAGTTTTGAAATGCTCTTTGACTCAAATTTTAACGATAGTTCAGATGTTTTACAGCAAATAGCGCCTTTAGGTTTTGTTTTAATAGCCTTTTCACTATTGGAACTTTTTTTGGCACATAAACTCCCTAGTTTAAAAGAAGAAGATAAAAATTTAAGTTTTAATAAAAAACAATACTTTCAAGGAAAACTTTTAGCTTCTAATTTAAAAACTATATTTTCCCATAAGGTCATTTGGCTTTGTATTATAGGAATTTCACTTTTTTGGGCTATATCACAACTATATCTAGTAAGCTTTCCTGTATATGCAAAAAATGACCTTTTTATCGAAAATACCTTTTATGTACAGTGTTCTTTAGCTTTTTCTGGCATAGGAGTGATCATAGGATCGCTTATTAGTGGTAAATTTTCGAAAAACTATATCGAATTAGGTCTTATACCTCTTGGTGCTTTGGGTATTTTTCTTATGAGTCTTTTAATGCCGTTTTTAGAAACCTTATTAAGCTATAGTGCAGTATTTTTTGTATTTGGCTTGTGTGGTGCATTTTTCATCATACCTTTAAATTCTCTCATACAATTTCATGCTAAAGAAAATGAACTAGGAAAGGTACTAGCTGGAAACAACTTCATTCAAAATGTCTTTATGCTAGGCTTTTTAATGTTAGCTACCTTGGGTGCTTATTTAGAATTACAAGCAAGTACTTTGTTTTATTTTATTATGGTTGTAGCACTACTAGGAAGTATTTATGTACTTGGTAAATTACCTTTTTCTTTGGTGCGTTTGCTAATGAGCCTAGCCTTTTTTCAACGCTATCGCTTACTAGTAGAAGGCTTTGAGAATATCCCTGAAAAAGGCGGTGCTTTACTTTTAGGAAATCATATCTCATTTATTGATTGGGCTATAGTACAAATGGCCATACCGAGAAAAATTTATTTTGTTATGGAAAGAAGCATTTATTCAAAATGGTATATTAAAGTATTTTTAGACAAATTTGGTGTTATACCTGTTTCTAGCACTTCAAGCAAATCAAGCTTAGAATTAATCGCTATGCATATTAAAAATGGTAATCTAGTTTGTCTTTTCCCAGAAGGAGTACTTTCACGCCATGGACAGCTTAATGAATTTAAAGGTGGTTTTGAATTGGTTTGTTCCAAGCTAGAAGAACGCGATGGAGTGATTTTACCTTTTTACGTCAAAGGGCTTTGGGGAAGTGCTTTTTCAAGAAGCGATGAAGAATTTTCAGCAAGAAATCGCAAAATAAGCAAAAGAAAAATCGCTATTGCATTTGGAAAAAGTTTGCCAATACATTCTAAAAAAGAAGTAGTAAAAGCAAAAGTTTTTGAACTTTCTTTTGTTGCTTGGAAATCTCAATGTGAAAGCATGCATACCATTGCTAGAGCTTGGATTGATAGCGCTAAAAGAAATTTAAATCAAATTGCCATTGTTGACCCACTCATAGGAGGCATTACTTATAGAAAAATGCTTGCTCTAAGCTTAGTTTTTAGTTCTTTTATCAAAAACCGATCATATGATTTAAATATACAACCTACCCAAGGAAGCTATGCGCCAAAAGAAGAATGTATAGGAATTTTACTCCCTGCTTCTATGGCTAGCTCACTTTGTAATTTAAGCGTATTACTTGCAAATAAAATCGTAGTAAACTTAAATTTTACCGCTGGAACAAAAGCGATCAACCAAGCTATACAAAGTTCTCAAATTCAACAAATTTACACTTCTAGAAAATTTATAGAGAAGCTAGAAAGCAAAGGTGCGAAATTAGAATTTGAAACCCATGTTAGACTTATTTTCATGGAAGATGTAATCGCAAGTTTTAAAACTCAAAAGTTTAAAATCTTTTCTATGCTTACTTTAGTAAGTATTTTGCCTACTTGCTTGTTAAAAACATTATTTGCACCTAATAAACAAAATCTTGCCGTAGCTGCTATTTTATTTAGTAGCGGTAGTGAAGGAATGCCAAAAGGGGTAATGCTAAACAATCGCAACATATTAAGCAATATAGCACAAATTTCAGATGTATTATGTGCGAAGAATGAAGATGTAGTTTTATCCTCTTTACCACCTTTTCATGCTTTTGGGCTAACCGTAACGACATTTTTGCCTTTATTAGAAGGGATAAAAAGCGTAACTCACGCAGATCCAACCGATGCTCTAGGCGTTGCTAAGGCTGTAGCAAAAAATAATGTAAGCATTATGTGTGGTACTTCAACTTTCTTGGGTATTTATGCAAGAAATAAAAAACTTGATGCGATTATGTTTGAAAGCTTAAGAATCATTGTTTCAGGTGCTGAAAAGCTTAAAAACGAAGTAAGAACCGCTTTTGAAATGAAATTTAAAAAACCTATTTTCGAAGGCTATGGTGCCACTGAAACCACTCCGGTTGCAAGTGTAAATTTACCAAATAAATTTGACCCTGATTATTGGATTTTACACCGTGCAAACAAAGAAGGCAGCGTAGGAATGCCTTTACCAGGAAGTGCAATACGCATAGTAGATCCTTCAAGTTATAAAAGCTTAAATCATGGAGAAGATGGCTTGATACTCATTGGCGGTCATCAAGTCATGGTGGGCTACTTAAACAACAAAGAAAAAACTGATGAAGTGATCAAAGAAATCGATGGCATACGTTGGTATAACACTGGCGATAAAGGGCATGTGGATGAAGATGGCTTTTTATATATCATAGATCGCTATTCTCGTTTTGCAAAAGTTGGTGGTGAAATGGTATCTTTAGGAGCCTTAGAAGAAGAAATTGCTAAATTTATAAACACCGAAGTGGTAAAATTTTGCGCTGTTGCGCTAGAAGATGATAAAAAAGGTGAGGCGGTGTGTTTACTAATTGAGTGTCAAGAACAAGACTTCAAAGGAATTTGCGAAGCGATTAAAAACTCCACCATGCCTGCGATTTTTAAGCCAAGTAAATATTTTAAAGTAGAACAAATTCCTCTTTTAGGTTCAGGTAAGGTAGATTTAAAAGGTGCTAAAGATTTAGCTAAAAATTTACAAGAAAACTAAAAGTCCAAAGTGAATACTTTGGACTTTTTTACAAACTATTTCTTTTAGTTTTATAATTATATTTTTTATCAAAAACAAGCTTACCATTTTCTTTCACTCTTATATCCCCTTTAATGTAAAAATACTCCAAGTCACTTGTTTGTGTTAAGACCATATCCGCTTCCATCATACAACCTTCACGTCCTATTTGCATGGTTTGAGTAATCGTATATTGCGCGCTTAAAGGATTTTCGTTTTGGAGTTTTAATTCTCTTTTTAAATTATGTTTTACTAAAACATCAACCTCATCAAACCTATAAACACCCTCTCCAAATACACCACCTACACCATCTGTAATGCAAGTCCAAGTATCATTTAAAATATCATAAGAAATACTTCTATCAACCCTGCCTTCTTCTAAAAGTGTTGTTGGTGTTAAAGGTGCGCTTTGAGCTTGCATATTGATTTTATCACAGTCTTTACCACTAAAACATGGCAAATTAAATTCACACTCACTTAAATCCAAAGTTAAGGTTGAAATTTTTGGCATAGGCCAAAACATAGGCCAAAAAGAATTCGCTAATGATAATCTTACTCTAGAACCTTTGGCAAATCTATATCCACAAGCATCAAGCTTGATTTGTTTTTGAACAAATTCATCTTTTTTTAAAGGCACAAATTGTTCATTATCATCACTCAACGCAAGATTTATAACACCATAACTTACTCTTTTAACATACCCATCTTCCCTTACTTCGCTAAGTTGAGCAAAAAGCATAGCTTTTTCTTGATCGCTTGTAAGTTTTACTTTTAAGATAGGAAAACCCAAAACATCTAAATCTTGCTCTAGACATTCACTTTCAAAAACCACAGCCATTCCATCATCTAGCCTTTGATCACAAGGGCTTTCACCTAAAACACCTGCTCCCATCCACTCACCAGATAAAAGACCATGGTTTAATGGAGTATTGATTTTTACAAAGTCATAAGATTTTTGACAAGATAATTGACGCAAATTTAAATAATATTTTTTATAACTTACTTGCTGCTTAAAATCCTCCACGCCAATAAAACGACCTTGGACTTTTTCTATTTTTGAGTAAGGTTTGTAGCTATTTTCAATATAAGCTTGTATCATCGGTGTTTCAAGCACATCATTAGGCTCATTTTTAAGCCATTTATCCCACCATTTTAGTGCCTCTTGTAAAAAACCTATAGCAGGCAAAGGCGTACCATCATGAGGATAAACATGAGCCCAAGGACCTATAATAGCTTTTTTAGGCACCTTTAACCCCCTCATTAAACTAAACACTGTGTTCGTATAAGAATCAGCCCAACCATCTAGCGCAAACACAGGAACTTGTATATCATCATAGTTTTCTCCCACAGAACCATGTTTCCAGTATTCATCTTTTAAAGTGTGTTCAAGCCATAGCGCAGGCCATAAAGGCATGTTTTTAAGCCTATTTAACCATTTTTCCCTGCCATTTGGATCAATTTTTGGATCGACAAAACGTGATTGATATGCAAGCATAATATTGCCCCACCAAAAATTATCATTAAGCAAACATCCGCCTTTATAGTGAATATCTTCATTGTATCTATCATCAGTAAAACCTACTACTATAATAGCTTTTAAATTTTTAGGTCTTCTTGCTGCAACTTGCAAAGAATTAAATCCACCCCATGATTTACCCATCATACCAACATTACCATTGCACCATTCTTGCTTTGCTATCCATTCAATAACTTCCAAAGCATCATCTTGTTCTTGCTTTAAATACTCATCTTTTAACAAGCCATCAGACTCCCCACTCCCTCTAATGTCAACCCGAACAACCGCATAGCCATTTCCACTAAAATACCCATGCATAGGTTCATCTCTACCTCTTGTACCATCATTTTTTCTATAAGGAATATATTCTAAAATAGCAGGTACTTTTTCTTTAACCTGGGGAAGCCAAATTCTAGATGAAAGTTTAGTTCCATCTTTTAACTCAATCCATACATTTTCTATAACTTTAACTTTGTTTTTAAAATCCAAAACAATCTCTTTCATACTCTCTCCTTTTTGTTGTATTTTTTAATCCAAATCAAGCAAAACATCACACCCAAAAAAGCCATTGCAATCATAATGCTAAAGTAAATATAAAAACCTTTCACCCCAGGATATCTATCTAACAAATCTCCTGCTAAAAGCGGCGCAAAGACCTCAGGCAAATATCCAAATGTAGAAACAATACCAATGGCCATACCAGCCAAATGAATAGGAATTTTTCCCTCACTCAACAAAGAATAATAGATTCCAAAATTAGAATACATAGCCACATAAATCACAACACAGGCAGAGGTTAAAATACTCATTTGCAAAAAACCACTTGTATAAGAACTTAAGATCAAAAATACCACTCCAATACCCATTAAAATAAAGCCTATCATCATCACCTTTGCTTTACCATAACCATCTGCTATAAACCCACCTATCACAGACGAAACAGGACGGATATATTGTGCTAAAACTGTTAAAATAGCTGCAAAAACAGCAGATGTACCTATAACATTGCTTGCATAAGGGGTAAAATAATAAAAACTCATATTGAAAAAATACGTACAAAAAGTAATGGCTACCACAAGCCATAAGGCTGAATTTTTAAGAAGAAAGATCAAATCCTGAAGTCGTAATTTTTCACTAGCTTCTTCTATTTTATCTTCTAAAAGAAAAAACAAAACAACAGCACTTACAATAGGAGCTAAAGAGTAAAAAATAATAATCACCTCTATTCCTTTATTGGCAAGAGCCTGAGTTTGAAAATACC of Campylobacter sp. 2014D-0216 contains these proteins:
- a CDS encoding ABC transporter permease yields the protein MICLENIQKKINHTTILENINLYIQKGEFVAIIGQSGSGKTSLLNIIGTLDEPSSGKYFLDQYEVTKLDKDEKARIRREKIGFIFQRYNLLSLLNAKDNVALPAVYAGKNKQERLEKAKKLLSFLELDHKELSKPNELSGGQQQRVSIARALMNGGELILADEPTGALDSKSGKIVLEILNKLNEQGHTVVLVTHDREIAAKAKRVIEIKDGKIISDSGVKKVENFQARVMPKEKKSLALLKNQLFESLKMSITSIIAHKLRSLLTMLGIIIGIASVVCVVALGLGAQERILASINSIGTNTIEIVSGRDLGDIRSGRTTLNLSDLKTLDSLPYLEAVEAEIGRVGVVTYKNNSLQARIRGVGPNHLKLSGSVMVDGRFINDEDIKDNANICIVDENTLRILFDNISAKDVLGKSIIFNKQPLIVVGVSKEVDKDDFGADENTVKIFTPYSTLMNKITGDKRIRVIVTKVKDEVEPSLAEEAIVKILEIKRGKKDFFTVNLDKIKQKIEENTATLTLLISSIAVVSLIVGGIGVMNIMLVSVSERTREIGVRMAIGARKEDILMQFLIEAVLICSLGAILGVMLSFVVIEVFNSLKIGFTMILSLDSVFLGLLSSVVIGIVFGFFPAKNAANLNPISALSKE
- a CDS encoding efflux RND transporter periplasmic adaptor subunit, translated to MKKIIYLSILLITLALGVYFFFFAKKQEYNYLTYEVKRQDITQSIEAIGEVYAKTQVDVGAQVSGQITKLYVKLGDHVNEGDLIAQIDKDKQQNDLDITKAQLESARANLESKKIALEIATKQYEREQKLYAKKATSLENLENLKNTFYALKANVADLKAQTTQLEISLKNAQKDLAYTTITAPSKGEIINVAVEEGQTVNANQNTPSIVRLADLSEMEIRMQIAEADINKISVGKKVKFSILNEPDKKYEAVISSIDPANTTISDATSNTNLNSSSSTSTSAVYYYARVFVKNDNNFLRIGMSTENEIAINTQNQTLVIPTLGIKSDANGYYVEILKADESSVKMPVKLGIKDSLNTQILEGISEGDLVIVGKNKK
- a CDS encoding nitroreductase family protein, with the translated sequence MQNYLNLMQNRASIRSYTKDNISRQNLEYILECARLSPSSLGLEPWKFFVFQQEKHKKEIATIANNQTHVADCAAIIVVISRADFKDYFIEKLKKRNISQEELDKRIQTYQPFIDSMNLEQRFIYAKEQSYLAIANIINAAHSLNLGSCVIGGFNQEKMNQYLQLDTHKERVSMLITLGHTNTNPNTQKARFAFDEVVEFKD
- a CDS encoding acyl-[ACP]--phospholipid O-acyltransferase translates to MQGNFLKIFGVLPFLAVAFINAFVDLGHKIIIQNTIYKVYEDSTQLFLTAIVNALMLLPFVLMLSPSGFLADKFPKNKIMKMSAYFSVVLTCIICLCYYLGAFWFAFAMTFIMGVQSALYSPAKYGFIKELVGKELLAMGNGAVNAVSIVAILAGMAVFSLSFEMLFDSNFNDSSDVLQQIAPLGFVLIAFSLLELFLAHKLPSLKEEDKNLSFNKKQYFQGKLLASNLKTIFSHKVIWLCIIGISLFWAISQLYLVSFPVYAKNDLFIENTFYVQCSLAFSGIGVIIGSLISGKFSKNYIELGLIPLGALGIFLMSLLMPFLETLLSYSAVFFVFGLCGAFFIIPLNSLIQFHAKENELGKVLAGNNFIQNVFMLGFLMLATLGAYLELQASTLFYFIMVVALLGSIYVLGKLPFSLVRLLMSLAFFQRYRLLVEGFENIPEKGGALLLGNHISFIDWAIVQMAIPRKIYFVMERSIYSKWYIKVFLDKFGVIPVSSTSSKSSLELIAMHIKNGNLVCLFPEGVLSRHGQLNEFKGGFELVCSKLEERDGVILPFYVKGLWGSAFSRSDEEFSARNRKISKRKIAIAFGKSLPIHSKKEVVKAKVFELSFVAWKSQCESMHTIARAWIDSAKRNLNQIAIVDPLIGGITYRKMLALSLVFSSFIKNRSYDLNIQPTQGSYAPKEECIGILLPASMASSLCNLSVLLANKIVVNLNFTAGTKAINQAIQSSQIQQIYTSRKFIEKLESKGAKLEFETHVRLIFMEDVIASFKTQKFKIFSMLTLVSILPTCLLKTLFAPNKQNLAVAAILFSSGSEGMPKGVMLNNRNILSNIAQISDVLCAKNEDVVLSSLPPFHAFGLTVTTFLPLLEGIKSVTHADPTDALGVAKAVAKNNVSIMCGTSTFLGIYARNKKLDAIMFESLRIIVSGAEKLKNEVRTAFEMKFKKPIFEGYGATETTPVASVNLPNKFDPDYWILHRANKEGSVGMPLPGSAIRIVDPSSYKSLNHGEDGLILIGGHQVMVGYLNNKEKTDEVIKEIDGIRWYNTGDKGHVDEDGFLYIIDRYSRFAKVGGEMVSLGALEEEIAKFINTEVVKFCAVALEDDKKGEAVCLLIECQEQDFKGICEAIKNSTMPAIFKPSKYFKVEQIPLLGSGKVDLKGAKDLAKNLQEN
- a CDS encoding CocE/NonD family hydrolase, with translation MKEIVLDFKNKVKVIENVWIELKDGTKLSSRIWLPQVKEKVPAILEYIPYRKNDGTRGRDEPMHGYFSGNGYAVVRVDIRGSGESDGLLKDEYLKQEQDDALEVIEWIAKQEWCNGNVGMMGKSWGGFNSLQVAARRPKNLKAIIVVGFTDDRYNEDIHYKGGCLLNDNFWWGNIMLAYQSRFVDPKIDPNGREKWLNRLKNMPLWPALWLEHTLKDEYWKHGSVGENYDDIQVPVFALDGWADSYTNTVFSLMRGLKVPKKAIIGPWAHVYPHDGTPLPAIGFLQEALKWWDKWLKNEPNDVLETPMIQAYIENSYKPYSKIEKVQGRFIGVEDFKQQVSYKKYYLNLRQLSCQKSYDFVKINTPLNHGLLSGEWMGAGVLGESPCDQRLDDGMAVVFESECLEQDLDVLGFPILKVKLTSDQEKAMLFAQLSEVREDGYVKRVSYGVINLALSDDNEQFVPLKKDEFVQKQIKLDACGYRFAKGSRVRLSLANSFWPMFWPMPKISTLTLDLSECEFNLPCFSGKDCDKINMQAQSAPLTPTTLLEEGRVDRSISYDILNDTWTCITDGVGGVFGEGVYRFDEVDVLVKHNLKRELKLQNENPLSAQYTITQTMQIGREGCMMEADMVLTQTSDLEYFYIKGDIRVKENGKLVFDKKYNYKTKRNSL
- a CDS encoding MFS transporter, whose translation is MGQSENHGLKNNFFTLLLLSFCGSIIYGLPYFRKYYYDDYMNLYHLNNFEMGLLGSAYGLLGLFSYALGGYLADRFAPKKLLIFSLVATGLGGLLHLYFTSLNALLVIYGLWGITSLLTFWPSLMKIVRSLASSKEQARAYGIFEGGRGVVGAAHLAIATSIFGYFQTQALANKGIEVIIIFYSLAPIVSAVVLFFLLEDKIEEASEKLRLQDLIFLLKNSALWLVVAITFCTYFFNMSFYYFTPYASNVIGTSAVFAAILTVLAQYIRPVSSVIGGFIADGYGKAKVMMIGFILMGIGVVFLILSSYTSGFLQMSILTSACVVIYVAMYSNFGIYYSLLSEGKIPIHLAGMAIGIVSTFGYLPEVFAPLLAGDLLDRYPGVKGFYIYFSIMIAMAFLGVMFCLIWIKKYNKKERV